The Cellulomonas shaoxiangyii sequence GTAGGCGGTGTTCTGCCAGGCCAGCGCGACGCGGTACATCGGGTCGTGCAGGAGGGTCGGCACCCGCAGCGACGTCCGGTTCGGGGTCGCGTAGATCCGCAGGGCCGCCTCGTCGGACCGCGCCCAGATGACCTCCTCGCGCCAGTCGCCGAGGATGTCGCCCGACAGCACCGGCGTCGACTTGGTGCCGTTGTTGGACCGCACGGACGCCCCGGTCAGCAGGCGCGTGTCGCCGCCCGTGCCGTACTTGTCGATCCGGGTGCCGTCGAGGAGCTCGCGCACCGGGTCGGCGTCCCACCAGGCCAGGAAGTTCGCCGACGACGGCTTGCGGCCGACCGCCGCGCCCGTTGCCGCGTTGCGCAGGTCCGCCTCGGAGTTCGACCACGCCTCGGCGCCCGGGCTGCCCGCCCAGATGTCCGCCGCGACGCCGCGTCCGTTGTCGGTGCCGGACGGGGAGCGCCAGAGCGTCTGGCCCGTGCGCGCGTCCGCGACCCACATGTTCGGCTGGTTCGACGACTCGGTGACCTTGAAGTACTCGAGGCCCGCGCGGCCGGGGACGAGGTCACCGACGTGCCCGGCGTCGCCGTGGCCCGTTCCGTTGGTCCACAGCCCGCGGCCGTCGTCGTCGATCGCCGCCGCGCCGTAGAGGATCTCGTCGCGGCCGTCCCCGTCGACGTCGGCGACCGACAGGGAGTGGTTGCCCTGCCCGGCGTACGCGCCGTTGCCCGAGCTGCTGGAGTCGAACGTCCACCGCCGGGTCAGGCGCCCGTCGCGGTAGTCCCACGCCACGACGACGGCCCGCGTGTAGTAGCCGCGCGCCATGACGATCGACGGGCGCTGCCCGTCGAGGTACGCCGTGCCGGCGAGGAACCGGTCGACCCGGTTGCCGTAGGTGTCGCCCCAGCTGCCCACGTTGCCGCGCGCCGGGACGTAGTCCGTCGTGGCGCCGATCGCGCCGGTGTCGCCGCGGAAGACCGTGAAGTACTCCGGCCCGGACAGCACGTAGCCGCTGCCGTTGCGGTGGTCGGCGCTCGCGTTGCCGATCACCTGGCCGGTGCCGGACCGGGTGCCGTCGGCGGTCTTCACCGCGACCTCGGAGACGCCGTCGCCGTCGTAGTCGTAGACCTGGAACTGCGTGTAGTGCGCGCCGGCGCGGATGTTGCGGCCCAGGTCGATGCGCCACAGCCGCGTGCCGTCGAGCCGCAGACCGTCGAGGTACACGTTGCCCGTCACGCCGGACTGGCTGTTGTCCTTGGCGTCGGTCGGGTCCCACTTGAGGACGACGTCGAGGTCGCCGTCGCCGTCGAGGTCACCGACGCTGCCGTCGTTGATCACGTGGTTGGACGACGGGCGCGAGACGGGCACGTCGAGGTAGCCGTCCGCGAAGGTGAGGGACGTGGCGGACGGGGCCTGCTCGGCCCCGTTGACGACCGCGCGCACCGTGTACCGGGCGCCGGCCGCGGCGCCCTCGTCGCGGTAGTTCGTCGAGTCCGTGACGGGGGACGACGTGATGCGCGTGCCGTCGCGGTACACGTGGAATCCGGTGGCGCGGTTCTCCCAGCCGTACAGGCGCCACTGCACGAGGTTGCCGCTGCCGGAGCGGACCGAGACGAGGCCGCGGTCGAGGTCCTCGACCTGCTTGGCACCGGCGGTGGGGGTGGTCGGCGCGGGGTCCGGCCCGGTCGTCGGCTGCGGCGTGGGCGACGGCGTCGGCTGCTGCGTGGGGGTCGGCTCGGTGGTCGGCGTCGGCGACGTCGTCGGCTGCTGCGTCGGCGTGGGGGAGGCCGTCGGGCCCACGGAGCCGGTGCAGGCCGTGCCGTTGAGGCTGAACGACGTCGGCACGGGGTTGGACCCGGACCACGCGCCGTTGAACCCGAACCCGACCGTGCCACCCGCCGGCACGGCCGCGTTGTAGCCGGCGTTGCGGGCGGTGACCGTGGCGCCCGACTGCGTCGTGACGGCGTTCCACGCCTGCGTCACGGTCTGCCCGGCGCCGAAGTCCCAGGTGAGGGTCCACCCGTTCAGCGGGTCGCCGAGGTTCTCGATGCGGATGTCGGCGCCGAAGCCGCCGCCCCACTGGTTCGTCACCGCGTACGTGACGCGGCAACCGACCGCGGCCTGCGCGGCCGGTGCGAGCGCGAGCCCGGTCACGGCCGTCGCGAGCGCGGCCGCGGCGGCGCCGGTCCGGAGTGCTCTCATGTCGTCCCCTTCGACGAGCGACGGCCTGTGCGCGTCGCGTGCGAGGGAACCGTAGGTGGGAGAACGTTTTCCAGATCCAGCCTATGAAACCTTTCATGCCGGATCGGCGCGCAGGTGCCCCGCGAGCGGCGGGTCCGAGGGCCGGGGCGCGGGGCGGGCGGCGAGCTCGAGGTTCGTCCCGCGTCCGTCTCGGTGGCGCACGTCGCCCGTCAGGGCAGGCGCACGTGCCGCTCACCGAGCTGGGTCACGTCGGTGACGCCCAGCAGCGCCATCGTGCGGCGCACCTCGCGCGCGAGGATCTCGACCGCGCGGTCGACGCCGCGCTCGCCGCCGGCCATGAGCCCGTACAGGTACGCGCGCCCGACCAGCGTGGCCCTCGCGCCGAGGGCGAGGGCCGCGACGACGTCCGACCCGTTCGTGATGCCCGTGTCGACCCACACCTCGGTGCGGTCGCCGACGGCGTCGACGACGTCGGGCAGCAGCCGCAGCGGCACGGGCGCCTTGTCGAGCTGGCGGCCGCCGTGGTTGGACAGCACGACGGCGTCGGCGCCGGCGTCGGTCACGCGGCGGGCGTCCTCGACGGTCTGGACGCCCTTGATGATGAGCGGGCCGTCCCACGAGGCGCGCAGCCACTCGAGGTCCGCGATCGTCATGGTCGGGTCGAACAGCTTGTCGAGCAGGTCGCCGACGGTGCCGCCCCAGGAGTTGAGCGACGCGAACGTCAGGGGCTCGGTGGTGAGCAGGTTGAGCCACCACGCCGGGTGCATGCCCGCGTCGAGCACCGTCTTGACGGTCAGCGCCGGCGGGATCGAGAAGCCGTTGCGGGTGTCCCGCAGGCGGGCGCCCGCGACCGGGACGTCGACCGTGAGCATGAGCGCCTCGTACCCGGCGGCCTTGGCACGGGCCATGAGGTCCTCGCCGGCGGACCGGTCCTTCCACACGTACAGCTGGAACCACTTGCGCGCGTCGGGCGCCGCGGCGGCGACGTCCTCGATGGACGTCGTGCCCATGGTCGACAGCGCGTACGGGATGTCGCGACGCTCGGCGACGCGGACCACGGCGCGCTCGCCCTCGTGGTGCATCATCCGCGTGAAGCCGGTCGGGGCCAGCGCGAACGGCAGGGCGGACGGCCGGCCGAGGTACTCGGTCGTGGTGTCGACGCGGCTGACGTCGTGCAGGACGGACGGGCGCAGCTCGAGCTCGCGGAAGAGGCGACGCGCGCGGCGCAGGGTGATCTCGGCCTCGGCGGCGCCGTCGGTGTAGTCGAAGACGGACCGGGGGGTGCGGCGCTTGGCGACGCGGCGCAGGTCCGCGATCGTGAGGGCGTCCTCGAGGGCCCGGCGCGTGGGGTCGAGGCGCAGCGGCTTGGGCTGCAGCAGCGGCGCCAGCTCGGACCACTTCGGGAGCTGTCGGCGGGTCATGGCGGTCACCTCGTGCGCGTCGTCGGGCGGTGGGAACCGGGGTTCCCGGGAGGGTAGCCCGACGCGGGGGCGACCGGTCGCGAGGGTCGGGTTGCCGGGCCGGACGTCAGGATTGTAACGTTTCATCGTGAGGCGTTGACACCCTTGGAGTGGCGCACCTAGCGTGCGGAATGCGCTTTCACCCCGAGCAAGGAGGCTCACCGCAATGATGCGATCCGTCCTGAAGGCCAGCGGCCTGGCCGCCGTCGCCGCCCTCGGCCTCGCCGCGTGCAGCGGCGGCAGCGGGGGTGAGGCCTCGCCCGCTGCCAGTGGCGGTGCCGACGACACCACCCCCGTCACCCTCGACTTCACCTGGTGGGGGAACGACGACCGTGCCGCCCGCTACACGGAGGCCCTCGAGCTGTTCAACGAGGAGTACCCCCACATCACGGTGAACCCGAACTTCGCGGCGTTCCCCGACTACTGGACCCAGCGGTCCACCGAGGCGGCGGGGCGCAACCTGCCCGACGTCATGCAGTTCGACCTGTCCTACCTGCGTGAGTTCAACCAGAGCGGTCAGCTGCTCGACCTGCAGGAGCACATCGACAACGGCACGATCGACATCTCGGGCTTCGACGAGACCCTGGTCGAGTCGGGCGTGCTCGACGGCAAGACGATCGGCATCCCGACGTCGACCAACACGCTCGGCATGTTCTACAACCCCAACCTGCTCGAGCAGGCGGGCGTGGAGTTCCCCGACCCGGAGACGTACACGTACGACGAGTTCAACGAGTTCATCTCGAGCGTCTCGGGCGCCGGCCTGACCACGCCCGAGGGCTACCAGGTCTACGGCGGCGGCGACTACACGGGCACGTTCTGGTTCTTCCTCCAGTACCTGCTGCAGAAGGGCGTCACTCCGTTCGAGGAGGACGGCACGCTCGGCTTCGACGAGGGCGACGTCACGGAGTTCCTCGAGCTGACGTCCGACCTGCGGACCGACAAGGCCGTCTACCCGGTCGAGCGGGGCGTGGCCCTCAAGCCCCTGGGCGGCTTCACGGTCAACGAGAACGCCACCGAGATGAGCTGGGACAACTTCCTCGCCGGCTACGTGGCGGACTCCGGCACCGAGAACCTCGAGATCACGCAGATCCCGTCGATCGAGCCGGGCGAGAAGGCGCTGTTCTTCAAGCCCTCCATGCTCTACTCGATCGGCGCGAACACCGAGCACCCGGAGGCCGCGGCCACGCTCGTGAACTTCCTGCTCACCGACCCCGAGGTCGGCGCCGTCTTCGGCACGTCGAAGGGCGTCCCCGCCGACGAGGAGCAGCGCGCGGCCGTCGAGGCGCCCGAGGGCTCCGTCGACGCGAAGGTCATCGCGTACGAGGAGGCCGTGGCCGAGGAGGTCACCGAGAGCACCCCGATCCCGGTCAAGGGCTTCGGCACCCTCGAGGCTAAGTGGCTCGAGCTCGGCGAGAACCTCAACTACGGCACCATCTCGATCGAGCAGTTCGTGGACGAGTGGTTCGCCGAGGCCGAGATGGCCACGATGTGACCGCCGGTCCGGGCCGCCGCCCCGCGCGGCGGCCCGGACCGCACTGCCGGCACCGACGCCGGCACCCGTGCCCGGGGCGTCCCGGTCCTGCCCGGCGGGACCGCGGCGCCCGACGGCCCCGGCCGTCGCACCACACAGATCGGACAGCACCGTGACCCTCACCGCCGAGGCGAGCGCGACCCGGACGCCCACGTCCGCATCGCCGATCCGGCGCCGCCGCAAGGCCGCCGAGACCCGAGCCGGCTACGCGTTCCTCGCCCCCTGGCTGCTCGGCTTCGTCCTGCTGACCGCGGGGCCCATGATCGCGTCCCTGTACCTGGCGTTCACGAACTACAACCTGTTCACGTCGCCGGAGTGGGTCGGGCTCGACAACTTCCGCCGCCTGGTCAGCGACCCGAACTATATCCAGGCGTGGAAGGTCACGGCGCTCTACGCGCTCATCGGGACGCCGCTGAAGCTCATCTCCGCGCTCGCCGTCGCGATGCTGCTCAACAACAACCGCCGCGGGCAGGGCTTCTACCGGTCGGCGTTCTACGCGCCGTCGCTGATCGGCGCGAGCGTGTCGATCGCGATCGTGTGGAAGGCGATGTTCATCGACAACGGCATCGTCGACCGTGCCGGCCAGACGCTGGGCCTGCCGGCCGGCGGCTGGGTCGGCGACCCGGGCCGCACGATGCCGATGCTGATCCTGCTGACCATCTGGCAGTTCGGCGCACCGATGGTCATCTTCCTCGCCGGCCTCAAGCAGGTCCCGGCCGAGCTGTACGAGGCCGCGTCGGTCGACGGCGCCGGGCCGATCCGCAAGTTCGTCAGGATCACGCTGCCGATGCTCTCGCCGGTGCTGTTCTTCAACCTGCTGCTCGAGACCATCCACGCGTTCCAGATCTTCGCGTCGGCGTTCATCATCTCGTCCGGCACGGGCGGGCCCGCGCGGTCGACGCTCTTCTACACGCTGTACCTGTACTTCCGCGGGTTCCGCGACTTCCAGATGGGGTACGCCTCGGCGATGGCCTGGGTCCTCGTCCTGGTCGTCGGAGCCATCAGCTTCGTCATGTTCCGCACCCAGAACCGGTGGGTGCACTACTCGGGGGAGTCCAAGTGAGCACGACAGCACCGGCGCCGTCGCCGGCCACGTCCGGCCGCGCGGGCCTCCCCTCGGAGCAGCACTCCGCCGACCTGCGCCGCCGCAACCAGTCCCGCGGCCGCGTCCGGTCCGTGCTGTTCCACGCCCTGTCGCTCGCGGTGGTCGCCGTCATCCTCTACCCGGCCGTGTGGATGTTCGTGTCCACGCTGAAGCCGTCGAGCGAGATCATCGGGTCGGTCAGCATCATCCCGACCACGGTCACCCTCGACAACTTCGTCAAGGCGTTCGCCGGCATCGGCGGCGTGTCGTTCTGGCAGTTCTTCCTGAACTCGCTCGTGCTGGCCCTCGGGTCCGTCGTCGGCATCACGCTGTCGTGCTCGGTCAGCGCCTACGCGTTCGCGCGGATCGACTTCCCCGGCCGCGGGCTGTTCTTCACGCTCATGATCGGCACGCTGCTGCTGCCGTTCCACGTCGTGATCATCCCGCAGTACATCGTGTTCAACCAGCTCGGCCTGGTCGGCACGTACGTACCGCTGCTCATCGGCAAGTTCCTCGCCGCCGAGGCGTTCTTCGTGTTCCTCATGGTGCAGTTCATGCGCAACCTGCCGCGCGAGCTGGACGAGGCGGCGCGCATCGACGGCGCCGGGCACGTGCGGATCTTCCGGTCGATCATGCTGCCGCTGATGAAGCCCGCGCTCGTGACGAGCTCGATCTTCGCGTTCATCTGGTCGTGGAACGACTTCTTCGGCCCGCTGATCTACCTCAGCTCGCCCGACACGTTCCCGCTGCCGCTCGCGCTGCGCCTGTTCGTCGACCAGACGACGGTCTCGGACTACGGCGCGCAGATGGCGATGGCCGTGCTGGCGCTGCTGCCGGTGCTGCTGTTCTTCCTCGTGTTCCAGCGCTACCTGGTCCAGGGCGTCGCCAC is a genomic window containing:
- a CDS encoding cellulose binding domain-containing protein → MRALRTGAAAAALATAVTGLALAPAAQAAVGCRVTYAVTNQWGGGFGADIRIENLGDPLNGWTLTWDFGAGQTVTQAWNAVTTQSGATVTARNAGYNAAVPAGGTVGFGFNGAWSGSNPVPTSFSLNGTACTGSVGPTASPTPTQQPTTSPTPTTEPTPTQQPTPSPTPQPTTGPDPAPTTPTAGAKQVEDLDRGLVSVRSGSGNLVQWRLYGWENRATGFHVYRDGTRITSSPVTDSTNYRDEGAAAGARYTVRAVVNGAEQAPSATSLTFADGYLDVPVSRPSSNHVINDGSVGDLDGDGDLDVVLKWDPTDAKDNSQSGVTGNVYLDGLRLDGTRLWRIDLGRNIRAGAHYTQFQVYDYDGDGVSEVAVKTADGTRSGTGQVIGNASADHRNGSGYVLSGPEYFTVFRGDTGAIGATTDYVPARGNVGSWGDTYGNRVDRFLAGTAYLDGQRPSIVMARGYYTRAVVVAWDYRDGRLTRRWTFDSSSSGNGAYAGQGNHSLSVADVDGDGRDEILYGAAAIDDDGRGLWTNGTGHGDAGHVGDLVPGRAGLEYFKVTESSNQPNMWVADARTGQTLWRSPSGTDNGRGVAADIWAGSPGAEAWSNSEADLRNAATGAAVGRKPSSANFLAWWDADPVRELLDGTRIDKYGTGGDTRLLTGASVRSNNGTKSTPVLSGDILGDWREEVIWARSDEAALRIYATPNRTSLRVPTLLHDPMYRVALAWQNTAYNQPPHPSFFLGDPFTAPPQQRLYVR
- a CDS encoding alpha-hydroxy acid oxidase; translated protein: MTRRQLPKWSELAPLLQPKPLRLDPTRRALEDALTIADLRRVAKRRTPRSVFDYTDGAAEAEITLRRARRLFRELELRPSVLHDVSRVDTTTEYLGRPSALPFALAPTGFTRMMHHEGERAVVRVAERRDIPYALSTMGTTSIEDVAAAAPDARKWFQLYVWKDRSAGEDLMARAKAAGYEALMLTVDVPVAGARLRDTRNGFSIPPALTVKTVLDAGMHPAWWLNLLTTEPLTFASLNSWGGTVGDLLDKLFDPTMTIADLEWLRASWDGPLIIKGVQTVEDARRVTDAGADAVVLSNHGGRQLDKAPVPLRLLPDVVDAVGDRTEVWVDTGITNGSDVVAALALGARATLVGRAYLYGLMAGGERGVDRAVEILAREVRRTMALLGVTDVTQLGERHVRLP
- a CDS encoding ABC transporter substrate-binding protein, which encodes MMRSVLKASGLAAVAALGLAACSGGSGGEASPAASGGADDTTPVTLDFTWWGNDDRAARYTEALELFNEEYPHITVNPNFAAFPDYWTQRSTEAAGRNLPDVMQFDLSYLREFNQSGQLLDLQEHIDNGTIDISGFDETLVESGVLDGKTIGIPTSTNTLGMFYNPNLLEQAGVEFPDPETYTYDEFNEFISSVSGAGLTTPEGYQVYGGGDYTGTFWFFLQYLLQKGVTPFEEDGTLGFDEGDVTEFLELTSDLRTDKAVYPVERGVALKPLGGFTVNENATEMSWDNFLAGYVADSGTENLEITQIPSIEPGEKALFFKPSMLYSIGANTEHPEAAATLVNFLLTDPEVGAVFGTSKGVPADEEQRAAVEAPEGSVDAKVIAYEEAVAEEVTESTPIPVKGFGTLEAKWLELGENLNYGTISIEQFVDEWFAEAEMATM
- a CDS encoding carbohydrate ABC transporter permease translates to MRRRRKAAETRAGYAFLAPWLLGFVLLTAGPMIASLYLAFTNYNLFTSPEWVGLDNFRRLVSDPNYIQAWKVTALYALIGTPLKLISALAVAMLLNNNRRGQGFYRSAFYAPSLIGASVSIAIVWKAMFIDNGIVDRAGQTLGLPAGGWVGDPGRTMPMLILLTIWQFGAPMVIFLAGLKQVPAELYEAASVDGAGPIRKFVRITLPMLSPVLFFNLLLETIHAFQIFASAFIISSGTGGPARSTLFYTLYLYFRGFRDFQMGYASAMAWVLVLVVGAISFVMFRTQNRWVHYSGESK
- a CDS encoding carbohydrate ABC transporter permease gives rise to the protein MSTTAPAPSPATSGRAGLPSEQHSADLRRRNQSRGRVRSVLFHALSLAVVAVILYPAVWMFVSTLKPSSEIIGSVSIIPTTVTLDNFVKAFAGIGGVSFWQFFLNSLVLALGSVVGITLSCSVSAYAFARIDFPGRGLFFTLMIGTLLLPFHVVIIPQYIVFNQLGLVGTYVPLLIGKFLAAEAFFVFLMVQFMRNLPRELDEAARIDGAGHVRIFRSIMLPLMKPALVTSSIFAFIWSWNDFFGPLIYLSSPDTFPLPLALRLFVDQTTVSDYGAQMAMAVLALLPVLLFFLVFQRYLVQGVATQGLKG